A genomic window from Chaetodon auriga isolate fChaAug3 chromosome 13, fChaAug3.hap1, whole genome shotgun sequence includes:
- the pkp4 gene encoding plakophilin-4 isoform X7: MQHSFPGAGTGTLVRNARAEGQTSTQVPAVTTAVPGRAMRRVSSVPSRSHSPAYASSMSPSRGSLRTSVGSAYGSPIVTEPKPLSSIFSTTLPSAQRTSTTGGVGSSSPYSTQKNSPAALRRMGSTNSRSGSASRTTSPYQASAGSSSGRMGSPLTMVDGINPPLTKQPSHSSSPVRATMTAVPQHYSSTLPRSMLHNTDPYGPQSYDIYERMTRPDSLTDALVDDDVQGVRSSYASQHSQLGQDIRSAMSPDRHIAPIYEDRTFQGPLYRSPSHTQQGTLYRSTSGVGSLQRTPSQRSAMIYQRNNYALNTAATYADPYRSAQYRPSDPNYARQAVVMDDGATRSPSIDSIQKDPREFAWRDPELTEVIHMLQHHFPSVQANAAAYLQHLCYGDNRVKAEVCRLGGIKHLVDLLDHKVLEVQRNSCGALRNLVYGKSMDENKIAVRNAGGIPALLRLLRKTVDAEVRELVTGVLWNLSSCDSVKMTIIRDALTTLTNTVIIPHSGWSSSTFDDDHKLKFHSSLVLRNTTGCLRNLSSAGEEARKQIRSCEGLVDSLLYVIKACVNTSDFDSKIVENCICTLRNLSYRLELEMPPTRLTGGQELDGLLGSDSPSKEVDSSCWSRKKKKKKKSSQEETWDGVGPIPGFSKSPKGAEMLWHPSVVKPYLTLLAESSNPATLEGAAGSLQNLSAGNWKFAAYIRAAVRKEKGLPILVELLRMDNDRVVCSVATALRNMALDVRNKELIGKYAMRDLVNRLPGGNTSLLSDETVAAICCTLHEVTSKNMENAKALADTGGIEKLVNITKGRGDRYSMKVVKATAQVLNTLWQYRDLRTIYKKDGWNQNHFLTPVSTLERDRFKSQPTLPTSTIQMSPVNHPAASATSSPAVLGIKEHRDAIRDYQRAQSTMQFYNYQGDNSIHKNQYTGSGQPSPYYYSSPTREEPRRTQPVYYTEEPSRRNYDTYRMYLKHPHGYDEPYLEDVITYPPTVDYSSQPHGLKSTTNYVDFYASTRRPSYRAEQYPGSPDSWV; this comes from the exons ATGCAGCACTCCTTCCCGGGTGCTGGCACTGGTACCCTGGTGAGGAATGCTAGGGCTGAGGGCCAGACTTCAACCCAG GTTCCAGCAGTGACGACAGCAGTGCCTGGCCGTGCTATGCGGAGGGTAAGCTCAGTGCCTTCTCGCTCTCACTCGCCAGCCTACGCTAGCAGTATGTCCCCCTCCCGAGGCTCCCTGCGTACCTCAGTTGGCAGTGCCTACGGCTCCCCCATTGTAACTGAACCCAAACCCCTCTCCAGCATCTTCTCTACAACCTTGCCCTCTGCCCAGCGCACCAGTACCACCGGCGGCGTTGGCAGCAGCTCACCCTACTCCACCCAGAAAAACTCCCCTGCTGCACTGCGACGCATGGGCTCCACAAACTCACGGTCAGGCAGCGCTAGCCGTACCACCTCGCCCTATCAGGCCTCTGCGGGGTCATCATCAGGCCGCATGGGCTCACCTCTGACGATGGTGGATGGCATCAACCCTCCACTGACTAAGCAGCCTAGTCACTCGTCGTCTCCAGTCAGGGCTACTATGACCGCTGTGCCCCAGCACTACAGCTCCACTCTGCCCCGCTCCATGCTCCACAACACCGACCCCTACGGACCCCAGAGTTACGACATTTACGAGAGGATGACGAGACCTGACAGCCTCACAG ATGCCCTGGTTGATGATGACGTTCAAG GAGTCCGGAGCTCATATGCCAGTCAACACAGCCAGCTGGGCCAGGACATAAGGTCAGCCATGTCCCCGGACCGCCACATTGCACCAATCTACGAGGATCGCACCTTCCAGGGCCCGTTGTACCGCAGTCCCAGCCACACCCAGCAGGGCACCCTCTACAGGAGCACCTCAG GTGTGGGGAGTCTCCAGCGGACACCCAGTCAGCGCAGTGCCATGATCTACCAAAGAAACAACTATGCTCTCAACACGGCAGCCACCTATGCCGACCCGTATCGCTCAGCGCAGTACCGGCCCTCCGATCCCAACTATGCTCGCCAGGCTGTTGTCATGGATGACGGTGCTACTCGCTCTCCCTCCATAGACAGCATTCAGAAGGATCCCAG AGAATTTGCATGGCGTGACCCAGAGCTGACGGAGGTGATTCACATGCTGCAGCACCACTTCCCCTCCGTGCAGGCTAACGCAGCCGCCTACCTGCAGCACCTGTGCTATGGCGATAACCGAGTTAAGGCAGAG GTGTGTCGACTGGGAGGAATTAAACATCTGGTGGACTTACTAGACCACAAGGTCCTTGAGGTCCAGAGGAACTCTTGTGGAGCTTTGAGGAACCTCGTTTATGGCAAATCTATGGATGAAAACAAGATCGCTGTGAGGAACGCAGGAGGGATTCCAGCTCTGCTCCGCCTGCTGAGAAAGACCGTAGATGCAGAAGTGCGGGAGCTTGTCACAG GGGTGCTGTGGAACCTGTCGTCATGTGACTCCGTCAAGATGACAATCATCCGGGACGCCTTAACGACTCTGACCAACACTGTGATCATCCCCCACTCTGGATGGAGCAGCTCCACCTTTGACGACGACCACAAGCTGAAGTTCCACTCCTCCCTGGTGCTGAGGAACACCACAGGCTGTCTGAG GAACCTGAGTTCAGCTGGTGAGGAGGCCAGAAAACAGATACGCAGTTGTGAGGGCCTAGTTGACTCACTACTCTATGTCATCAAAGCCTGTGTAAACACCTCTGACTTCGACAGCAAG ATTGTGGAGAACTGTATTTGCACTCTAAGGAACCTGTCATATCgtctggagctggagatgcCCCCCACCCGACTCACAGGGGGCCAGGAGCTGGACGGCTTACTGGGCAGCGACTCGCCCAGTAAAGAGGTTGattccagctgctggagcaggaagaaaaagaagaaaaaaaagagctcacAGGAAGAGACA TGGGACGGTGTGGGACCCATCCCTGGCTTCTCCAAGTCTCCCAAGGGGGCAGAGATGCTGTGGCACCCTTCGGTGGTTAAGCCTTATTTGACACTGCTGGCTGAGAGCTCAAATCCCGCCACGCTGGAGGGCGCCGCTGGGTCCCTCCAGAACCTGTCAGCTGGCAACTGGAAG TTTGCAGCATACATCCGTGCAGCAGTGCGTAAGGAGAAGGGACTGCCCAtcctggtggagctgctgcgGATGGATAACGACAGGGTGGTGTGCTCGGTTGCCACCGCTCTGAGAAACATGGCACTGGATGTCAGGAACAAGGAGCTCATAG gGAAGTATGCAATGAGGGACCTGGTCAATCGTCTCCCCGGGGGGAACACCAGCCTGCTGTCGGACGAGACCGTGGCGGCCATCTGTTGCACCCTGCACGAGGTCACCAGCAAAAACATGGAGAACGCCAAGGCCTTGGCCGACACGGGCGGCATCGAGAAGCTGGTCAACATCACCAAGGGCCGAGGAGACAg gTACTCTATGAAGGTGGTGAAAGCAACTGCTCAGGTGCTGAACACCCTGTGGCAGTACCGGGATCTGCGTACCATCTATAAGAAA GATGGATGGAACCAAAACCATTTCCTCACTCCAGTGTCAACACTTGAACGGGACCGGTTCAAATCCCAACCCACACTGCCTACCAGCACCATTCAGATGTCCCCAGTCAACCACCCTG ctgcCAGTGCCACGTCGTCTCCTGCCGTGCTGGGCATCAAAGAGCATAGAGACGCTATCAGAGATTATCAGAGAGCACAGTCAACTATGCAATTTTATAATTACCAAGGGGACAACAGTATCCATAAAAACCAGTATACAG GGTCTGGACAGCCTTCTCCATATTACTACTCATCACCCACCAGAGAGGAGCCCAGAAGAACACAG CCTGTGTATTATACAGAGGAGCCGAGCCGGAGGAACTACGATACGTACAGAATGTACCTGAAGCATCCTCACGGCTACGACGAGCCGTACTTGGAGGACGTCATCACCTACCCGCCCACGGTCGACTACAGCTCCCAGCCTCACGGACTGAAATCCACCACCAACTATGTGGACTTTTACGCTAGCACGCGGAGGCCTTCGTACCGGGCGGAGCAGTACCCCGGCTCTCCTGACTCCTGGGTATAG